In Carassius carassius chromosome 19, fCarCar2.1, whole genome shotgun sequence, a single genomic region encodes these proteins:
- the dipk2b gene encoding LOW QUALITY PROTEIN: divergent protein kinase domain 2B (The sequence of the model RefSeq protein was modified relative to this genomic sequence to represent the inferred CDS: inserted 2 bases in 2 codons; substituted 2 bases at 2 genomic stop codons): MTTRDTVLAGIWSDVWTLXLILAFGTPDPLPAPQEKLLDFRRVFLGECFKEIYTRISGTRFERCLTAQSNLSSADVCSYEGNFTDSTAGRRPVVLSYVMSPHLHQISDNSICTSVGKGKSCSIEAVLRATSRFQSWVRSNLLLPSMMKGPVNPMLRCPSQRLLDRIXVADVGSVQMNYFSEKDKLRLLYTLTVNQQPLILQIFLPTECSRSFLRYQGSCGRMMVWARRKAFRSPFSSPLERRADITYQLLHITQSLSSNSLFYSMFYTKASEDMFGTLDDSRVFIVDTXLITLLLPVGYPPDEDLLPEHHLLSRLSRERLPPCETVRAAQSFILLCKHVINNLLVPNDLQSGHQEAVSVLAICADQSQSEQRRITAVQTFKDIIKTLRPCSXSHRYPACLCSDRF; the protein is encoded by the exons ATGACGACAAGG GATACAGTGCTGGCCGGGATATGGTCAGACGTCTGGACATTGTAACTCATATTGGCATTTGGTACTCCAGACCCCTTACCAGCACCCCAAGAGAAACTCCTTGACTTCAGAAGAGTCTTCTTGGGGGAAT GTTTTAAAGAGATTTATACTAGGATCTCTGGAACAAG GTTTGAAAGATGCCTGACTGCTCAGTCTAATCTCTCCTCAGCAGATGTGTGCTCATATGAGGGAAACTTTACAGACAGCACAGCAGGCCGGAGACCTGTGGTGCTGTCCTACGTGATGTCTCCTCACCTGCACCAGATATCAGACAATAGCATTTGCACCTCAGTAGGCAAAGGGAAATCCTGCAGCATTGAAGCGGTCCTCAGGGCCACTTCACGATTCCAGAGTTGGGTCCGCTCCAACCTACTGCTTCCCAGCATGATGAAG GGTCCGGTAAACCCGATGCTGCGCTGTCCATCTCAGAGGCTGCTGGACCGCA GTGTGGCTGATGTGGGAAGTGTGCAGATGAATTACTTCAGTGAAAAGGACAAACTCAGGCTTCTTTATACCCTGACTGTCAATCAACAACCTCTCATACTGCAGAT TTTTCTGCCTACAGAATGTTCCAGGTCCTTCCTCCGCTACCAGGGCTCCTGTGGAAGGATGATGGTTTGGGCACGAAGAAAAGCTTTCAGGAGCCCATTTTCCTCTCCGCTGGAGCGCCGTGCAGACATTACCTATCAACTTCTTCACATTACCCAGAGCCTGAGCTCTAACAGCCTCTTCTACTCCA tgttctacACCAAAGCCTCAGAGGACATGTTTGGTACCTTGGATGATAGCAGGGTCTTTATTGTGG ATACCTAATTAATTACACTCCTCCTTCCTGTAGGATACCCCCCTGATGAAGACTTGCTACCAGAGCATCATCTCCTGTCTCGGTTGTCTCGTGAAAGACTTCCTCCGTGTGAAACTGTTCGAGCCGCACAGAGTTTTATCTTACTTTGCAAACATGTCATTAACAATCTACTCGTGCCTAATGATCTGCAGTCAGGTCATCAAGAAGCGGTCAGTGTGCTTGCTATCTGTGCGGACCAATCTCAGTCTGAGCAAAGAAGAATTACTGCTGTCCAAACCTTTAAAGACATTATAAAGACATTAAGGCCATGCA GTTCTCATAGGTATCCTGCATGCCTCTGTAGTGACAGGTTCTAG